From a single Intestinibaculum porci genomic region:
- a CDS encoding VanZ family protein: MHSLIQILQTIIYDVMTALYLPFFNAVLIAFLSMFVYLYGKEHHWHKNNVIKKTLSTWGSAFKRESQFRKAFLFFFVVALILLRTLLNRPIWPNPLGYLFGGWTFTNENGQYSTECVENVILFIPYTLTMFYCFEKELFGENHTFKQVMKMSLKVSFLSSLFIESMQALFFLGTFQFSDLTYNTLGGFIGGILFYIIHHVRSM, from the coding sequence ATGCATTCTTTGATACAAATATTACAGACAATTATTTATGATGTTATGACTGCTTTATATTTACCATTCTTTAATGCAGTACTTATTGCTTTTTTGTCAATGTTTGTCTATCTTTATGGAAAAGAGCATCATTGGCATAAGAATAATGTTATTAAGAAGACGTTAAGTACTTGGGGATCTGCCTTTAAAAGGGAAAGTCAGTTTAGAAAAGCTTTTTTGTTCTTCTTTGTGGTAGCTTTAATCTTATTGAGAACTTTACTTAATAGACCAATATGGCCCAATCCCTTAGGCTATTTATTTGGCGGCTGGACCTTTACTAATGAAAATGGTCAATATTCTACGGAATGTGTTGAGAATGTCATTCTCTTTATTCCTTATACCTTAACGATGTTTTACTGCTTTGAAAAGGAACTCTTTGGTGAAAATCATACTTTTAAACAGGTGATGAAGATGAGTTTGAAGGTTTCTTTCTTAAGCTCATTATTTATTGAATCGATGCAGGCTTTATTTTTCTTAGGAACTTTTCAGTTTTCTGATTTAACTTATAACACCTTAGGCGGTTTCATCGGTGGTATCTTATTTTATATCATTCATCATGTAAGAAGTATGTAA